A DNA window from Streptococcus parapneumoniae contains the following coding sequences:
- a CDS encoding alpha/beta hydrolase-fold protein, with protein sequence MTLSINNEFDWEGIQVKISLPSNYDLNQTYPAILLNDGNLDFLSSLSESVILVGLTSKNRLDDYTPWATSALRDGAPDFGGQANAYHSHLFGGLLDKLQSLYRLDKNRLAYGGYSLGGLVAVYSLFSFDKVSCVFSICGSFWYPDFVTYCKTETVKNLDCLLYLQNGQTEGAHHTNRLAQAPVYAEQIHTSLQKHYPNCQFVFDPYGHHEQLDERFLAFSSWLAQKWKIE encoded by the coding sequence ATGACTTTATCAATAAATAATGAGTTTGATTGGGAAGGAATTCAAGTCAAAATCAGCCTTCCTTCTAACTACGACCTCAATCAAACCTATCCGGCTATTTTATTGAATGATGGAAACTTGGATTTCTTATCGTCTCTTTCCGAATCTGTGATTTTAGTGGGCTTGACCTCTAAAAATCGCCTAGACGACTACACTCCATGGGCGACATCTGCTCTGAGAGATGGGGCTCCAGATTTTGGCGGTCAGGCAAATGCCTATCATAGTCATTTATTTGGAGGTCTTTTGGACAAGTTGCAGTCGCTTTATCGCTTGGATAAAAATCGCCTTGCTTATGGAGGTTACTCACTAGGTGGTTTGGTGGCAGTCTACAGTCTTTTCAGCTTTGACAAGGTTTCCTGTGTCTTTTCCATCTGCGGTTCCTTTTGGTATCCTGATTTTGTGACTTACTGCAAGACAGAGACAGTGAAAAATTTGGACTGTTTGCTGTATTTACAGAATGGTCAAACAGAAGGAGCACACCATACTAATCGCTTGGCTCAAGCACCAGTCTATGCTGAGCAGATCCATACCAGTCTTCAGAAACACTATCCGAACTGTCAGTTTGTTTTTGATCCTTATGGACACCATGAACAATTGGATGAGCGATTTCTAGCCTTTTCCAGCTGGTTGGCCCAAAAATGGAAAATCGAATAA
- a CDS encoding ABC transporter substrate-binding protein, translating to MKKTLSILLVTVATLTLAACGNTTTEKATTQSSAETSQKASTETTYPLNIKTYDAKGNEVEQVFDKAPEKVITNNLSTTEILLELGLKDKIVGMLNPDNAVTDKYKDAIATIPQIGDKKTVSQETVLSYEPDAVMGRNMMFSEKSLGTVSTWNENKIPVYTQKASLSTIQQDLGNIVEDVKNLGMIFNVQDKANEYAAQLQTKIDAVKKANPASQGEKKKALIMVAYNDETFGAYKSALQESLLNQLGYTNVATGTSGLTLENLVSMDPELIIYVTSDRNKKLDEKAVELMKANAVLESVPAIKNQKIMTISYDELMDYGPAVIDSLEKINDFINK from the coding sequence ATGAAAAAAACACTAAGCATTTTACTCGTAACAGTAGCTACCTTAACTTTGGCAGCTTGTGGCAATACTACCACTGAAAAAGCTACGACACAATCAAGCGCAGAAACAAGTCAAAAGGCCAGCACAGAGACGACTTATCCGTTAAATATCAAAACTTATGATGCTAAAGGAAATGAAGTCGAACAAGTCTTTGACAAGGCACCTGAAAAAGTTATCACCAACAATCTTTCAACCACTGAAATCTTATTGGAGTTGGGATTGAAGGATAAAATTGTTGGCATGCTCAATCCAGACAATGCTGTGACGGACAAATACAAGGACGCGATTGCAACTATTCCTCAAATCGGGGATAAAAAAACAGTCTCACAAGAGACAGTCCTTTCTTATGAGCCAGACGCTGTGATGGGTCGAAATATGATGTTTTCTGAAAAATCCTTGGGGACAGTTAGCACTTGGAATGAAAACAAAATCCCAGTCTATACGCAAAAAGCTTCTCTCTCAACAATTCAGCAAGATTTGGGGAATATCGTAGAAGATGTCAAAAATCTTGGAATGATTTTTAATGTTCAGGACAAGGCCAATGAATACGCAGCCCAATTACAAACTAAAATTGATGCTGTTAAGAAAGCAAATCCAGCAAGCCAAGGTGAAAAGAAAAAGGCTTTGATTATGGTTGCTTATAATGATGAAACCTTTGGTGCCTACAAGTCTGCTTTGCAAGAAAGTTTACTGAACCAACTTGGTTATACAAACGTTGCTACGGGAACATCAGGCTTGACCTTGGAAAATCTCGTGTCAATGGATCCTGAATTGATTATCTATGTGACCAGCGACCGTAATAAAAAATTGGATGAAAAAGCAGTAGAGTTGATGAAGGCAAATGCTGTTTTGGAAAGCGTTCCTGCTATTAAGAATCAAAAAATCATGACCATCTCTTACGATGAGTTGATGGACTATGGTCCAGCAGTGATTGATTCCCTTGAGAAAATCAATGACTTTATCAATAAATAA
- a CDS encoding ABC transporter ATP-binding protein, translating to MDLICQDVHFGLGEKKILKGVSLKVEGNQFHTILGPNGSGKTSLLKLLYRQEKVDKGLISLDGKPLEQWTLKETAKQMAVVTQFNQLQFDCTVEEIVLLGRTPHLSFLQKERERDYALVQDALVKVDMLEKKTRLYSSLSGGEKQRVLLARALAQEPTILLLDEPTNHLDIKYQLDLLAIVKNLKVNVLAVLHDIQLACRYSDYLYLMKEGEILYQGTPKETITPESLQTVYGVQSQVTWTEDQQAMIHYL from the coding sequence ATGGACTTGATTTGTCAGGATGTCCACTTTGGACTAGGAGAGAAAAAAATCCTCAAAGGAGTCTCTCTTAAGGTTGAAGGGAATCAATTTCACACGATACTAGGACCAAATGGAAGTGGAAAAACCAGTCTACTTAAACTCCTTTATCGTCAGGAAAAGGTGGACAAAGGCTTGATAAGCCTAGATGGAAAGCCTCTGGAACAATGGACGCTCAAAGAAACAGCCAAGCAAATGGCAGTTGTGACCCAGTTTAACCAGCTGCAGTTTGATTGTACAGTTGAGGAAATTGTCTTGCTGGGAAGAACTCCCCACCTCTCTTTTCTACAAAAGGAAAGGGAAAGGGATTATGCGCTCGTTCAAGATGCTCTCGTTAAGGTGGATATGCTCGAGAAGAAAACTCGTCTCTATTCGTCCCTGTCAGGGGGAGAGAAACAGCGAGTCTTGTTAGCACGTGCCTTGGCCCAAGAACCGACTATCTTGCTCCTAGACGAACCAACCAATCATCTGGATATCAAGTATCAGCTAGACTTGTTGGCCATTGTGAAAAATCTCAAGGTCAATGTTCTAGCTGTCCTACATGATATTCAACTTGCTTGTCGCTATTCGGATTATCTCTATCTGATGAAAGAGGGAGAAATCCTTTACCAAGGGACTCCAAAGGAGACTATCACCCCTGAGTCATTGCAAACTGTATACGGAGTTCAAAGTCAGGTGACTTGGACCGAGGATCAGCAAGCTATGATTCACTATTTATAA
- a CDS encoding 1-acyl-sn-glycerol-3-phosphate acyltransferase: MFYTYLRGLVVLLLWSINGNAHYHNTDKIPNQDENYILVAPHRTWWDPVYMAFATKPKQFIFMAKKELFTNRIFGWWIRMCGAFPIDRENPSASAIKYPINVLKKSDRSLIMFPSGSRHSNDVKGGVALIAKMAKVRIMPVTYTGPMTLKGLVSRERVDMNFGNPIDISDIKKMNDEGIETVANHIQTEFQRLDQETKQWHNDKKPNPLWWFIRIPALILAIILAILTIIFSFIASFIWNPDKKREKLG, translated from the coding sequence ATGTTTTATACTTATTTACGTGGATTGGTTGTCTTGCTCCTATGGTCCATCAATGGCAATGCCCACTATCATAATACTGATAAAATTCCTAATCAAGATGAAAATTATATTTTGGTTGCCCCTCACCGTACCTGGTGGGATCCAGTTTATATGGCCTTTGCGACCAAACCAAAACAATTTATCTTTATGGCCAAAAAAGAGCTCTTTACCAACCGTATCTTTGGCTGGTGGATTCGTATGTGTGGCGCTTTTCCTATCGACCGTGAAAATCCTAGCGCCTCAGCCATCAAATACCCTATCAATGTTCTTAAAAAAAGTGATCGCTCTCTCATCATGTTTCCAAGTGGGAGCCGTCACTCAAACGATGTCAAGGGTGGAGTTGCACTAATTGCCAAGATGGCCAAGGTCCGTATCATGCCGGTTACCTATACAGGTCCTATGACCTTGAAAGGCTTGGTTAGCCGCGAGCGTGTTGATATGAACTTTGGAAATCCAATTGATATCTCAGATATCAAAAAAATGAATGATGAAGGGATTGAAACAGTCGCCAATCATATCCAAACAGAATTTCAACGTTTGGACCAAGAAACAAAACAATGGCACAATGATAAAAAACCAAACCCACTCTGGTGGTTTATCCGTATCCCTGCCCTCATCCTTGCCATTATCCTCGCTATCCTAACCATCATCTTTAGCTTTATCGCAAGCTTCATCTGGAATCCAGATAAAAAGAGAGAAAAACTTGGTTAA
- a CDS encoding Nif3-like dinuclear metal center hexameric protein, producing MLASEVINAYEAFCPQEFSMEGDSRGLQIGTLDKDIQRVMVALDIREETVAEAIEKGVDLIIVKHAPIFRPIKDLVASRPQNQIYIDLIKHDIAVYVSHTNIDIVENGLNDWFCQMLGIEETTYLQETGPERGIGRIGNIQPQTFGELAQHVKQVFGLDSLRMVHYQENDLQKSISRVAICGGSGQSFYKDALAKGADVYITGDIYYHTAQDMLSDGLLALNPGHYIEVLFVEKIAELLNQWKGEKGWTIDIVPSQASTNPFHHI from the coding sequence ATGTTAGCAAGTGAAGTGATTAACGCGTATGAAGCCTTTTGCCCTCAGGAATTTTCAATGGAGGGAGACAGTCGTGGCCTGCAAATTGGAACTTTGGACAAGGATATCCAAAGAGTCATGGTGGCTCTGGATATTCGTGAAGAAACGGTGGCTGAAGCCATTGAAAAGGGTGTAGACTTGATTATTGTCAAACACGCGCCGATTTTCCGTCCTATCAAGGACTTGGTAGCTAGCCGTCCGCAAAATCAGATTTATATCGACCTCATCAAGCATGACATTGCAGTTTATGTCAGCCATACCAATATTGATATTGTTGAAAATGGTCTCAATGATTGGTTCTGTCAGATGCTAGGTATCGAGGAAACGACCTATCTGCAGGAGACAGGTCCTGAACGTGGAATTGGTCGTATTGGGAATATTCAGCCTCAGACCTTTGGAGAATTAGCCCAACATGTCAAGCAAGTCTTTGGCCTAGATAGCCTTCGAATGGTGCATTATCAAGAGAATGACTTGCAGAAGTCTATTTCAAGAGTGGCTATCTGCGGTGGAAGTGGGCAGTCTTTCTATAAGGATGCTTTAGCTAAAGGAGCGGATGTCTATATCACTGGTGATATTTACTACCACACTGCCCAGGATATGTTGTCTGATGGCTTGCTAGCATTGAACCCAGGTCACTATATTGAAGTGCTTTTTGTGGAAAAAATTGCAGAGCTTCTTAATCAATGGAAAGGAGAAAAGGGCTGGACAATCGATATTGTACCTAGTCAAGCATCGACCAATCCTTTCCACCATATCTAG
- a CDS encoding FecCD family ABC transporter permease, which translates to MLSKFSGSRQDQQFVLLLVVLLGILGISLFLAVSMGSVAIDLGDTYRIILSRLGFPLEIGEVSKSTLAIVWNMRFPRVLLGLIVGAGLSMCGSVMQSTVNNPIAEPYVLGISAGATLGATLSIILGLKVMISLGAFLGAILATIAVLIIASMQGRMTTSSLILSGTVVNALFLAFSNFIISVGANADSVMTIKFWTMGSLAGTTWSDLVLPTIVVGMAFLFFSTQYRVFNAMMMGDEAALTLGIPLRFYWYLYVTMVAVLTAVLVATCGIIGFVGLITPHLARGLVGTNYKRLFPVATLLGALFVIWADVLSRIIIPNAELPIGIFTALVGAPFFIYIVGGRRREVRV; encoded by the coding sequence ATGCTTTCCAAATTTTCTGGAAGCCGACAAGACCAGCAATTTGTGTTACTTTTAGTTGTTTTGCTAGGTATTTTAGGGATTTCTCTCTTTCTAGCAGTTTCAATGGGATCTGTTGCGATTGATCTAGGAGATACCTATCGGATTATTTTGAGCAGGTTGGGATTTCCTCTTGAGATAGGAGAGGTTTCCAAGTCTACTCTTGCCATTGTATGGAACATGAGATTCCCTCGAGTATTGTTAGGTCTGATAGTAGGAGCAGGCCTTTCTATGTGTGGTAGTGTGATGCAGTCTACAGTGAACAATCCCATCGCTGAGCCTTATGTCTTAGGAATATCTGCGGGTGCAACTCTAGGAGCAACCTTGAGCATCATTCTTGGTTTAAAAGTGATGATTAGCCTTGGAGCTTTTCTTGGAGCTATTTTGGCAACAATTGCTGTCCTCATCATTGCCTCTATGCAGGGAAGGATGACGACTTCTAGTCTGATTTTATCAGGAACGGTGGTCAACGCTCTCTTTCTGGCATTTTCAAACTTTATTATCTCAGTCGGAGCTAATGCGGACAGTGTGATGACCATTAAATTTTGGACCATGGGCTCTCTTGCCGGGACTACCTGGTCTGACTTGGTCCTGCCAACTATAGTAGTAGGAATGGCCTTTCTATTTTTCTCTACTCAGTATCGTGTTTTCAATGCGATGATGATGGGAGATGAGGCTGCTTTAACTTTGGGAATTCCCTTACGCTTTTATTGGTATCTTTATGTGACAATGGTGGCTGTGCTGACAGCAGTTTTAGTGGCAACCTGTGGGATTATTGGATTTGTCGGTCTGATTACTCCACATTTAGCTCGAGGGTTAGTAGGAACGAATTACAAGAGGCTTTTTCCTGTTGCAACCTTGCTAGGTGCCCTCTTTGTCATTTGGGCAGACGTACTCTCTCGTATCATCATTCCAAACGCAGAGCTTCCTATTGGTATTTTCACAGCCTTGGTAGGTGCTCCCTTCTTTATCTACATTGTTGGGGGTAGGCGAAGGGAGGTGAGGGTCTGA
- a CDS encoding cation-translocating P-type ATPase, translating to MDKNKIMGLTQREVKERQAKGLVNDFTASASTSTWQIIKRNVFTLFNALNFAIALALAFVQAWSNLVFFAVICFNAFSGIVTELRAKHMVDKLNLMTKEKVKTIRDGQEVALNPEELVLGDVIRLSAGEQIPSDALVLEGFAEVNEAMLTGESDLVQKEVDVLLLSGSFLASGAVLAQVHHVGSDNYAAKLMLEAKTVKPINSRIMKSLDKLAGFTGKIIIPFGLALLLEALLLKGLPLKSSVVNSSTALLGMLPKGIALLTITSLLTAVIKLGLKKVLVQEMYSVETLARVDMLCLDKTGTITQGKMQVEAVLPLMETYSEETIASILASYIAHSEDKNPTAQAIRQRFQGQVAYSMISNLPFSSDRKWGAMELEGLGTVFLGAPEMLLDSEVPEAREALERGSRVLVLALSQEKLDHHKPQKPFDIQALALLEILDPIREGAAETLDYLRSQEVGLKIISGDNPVTVSSIAQKAGFADYHSYVDCSKITDEELIVMAEEIAIFGRVSPHQKKLIIQTLKKAGHTTAMTGDGVNDILALREADCSIVMAEGDPATRQIANLVLLNSDFNDVPEILFEGRRVVNNIAHIAPIFLIKTIYSFLLAVICIASALLGRSEWILIFPFIPIQITMIDQFVEGFPPFVLTFEGNIKPVEPNFLRRSMLRALPSALMVVFSVLFVKIFGSSQGWSELEISTLLYYLLGSIGFLSVFRACMPFTLWRVLLIVWSVGGFLATALFPRIQKLLEISTLTGQTLPVYGVMMLVFTVIFILTSRYQARK from the coding sequence ATGGATAAAAATAAGATTATGGGATTAACCCAAAGAGAAGTCAAGGAAAGACAGGCTAAGGGCTTGGTCAATGATTTTACTGCATCGGCCAGTACTAGCACTTGGCAAATCATCAAACGAAATGTCTTTACTCTTTTTAACGCTTTGAACTTTGCCATTGCTTTGGCACTAGCCTTTGTGCAGGCTTGGAGCAATCTGGTCTTCTTTGCTGTTATCTGCTTTAACGCTTTTTCTGGAATTGTGACCGAGCTGCGGGCTAAACACATGGTGGACAAGCTCAATCTCATGACCAAGGAAAAGGTCAAGACTATTCGTGATGGCCAAGAAGTGGCTCTGAATCCTGAAGAATTGGTGTTAGGAGATGTCATTCGTTTGTCTGCAGGAGAGCAGATTCCTAGTGATGCCTTGGTTTTAGAAGGCTTTGCGGAAGTCAATGAAGCTATGTTGACGGGGGAAAGTGATTTGGTGCAAAAGGAAGTGGATGTCTTGCTTTTGTCAGGAAGTTTCTTAGCCAGTGGAGCAGTTTTAGCTCAAGTTCACCATGTTGGATCTGATAACTATGCTGCCAAACTCATGCTGGAAGCCAAGACCGTTAAACCAATCAACTCTCGTATCATGAAATCACTGGACAAGCTAGCTGGTTTTACTGGGAAAATTATCATTCCTTTTGGTCTGGCTCTCTTGCTGGAAGCCTTGCTTTTAAAAGGCCTGCCTCTTAAGTCGTCCGTTGTAAATTCATCGACAGCCCTTTTGGGGATGTTACCTAAGGGAATTGCTCTTTTGACCATTACTTCGCTCTTGACCGCGGTGATTAAGCTGGGCTTGAAAAAGGTCTTGGTGCAGGAGATGTACTCTGTTGAGACCTTGGCGCGCGTGGATATGCTCTGTCTGGACAAGACGGGCACCATCACCCAAGGAAAGATGCAGGTGGAAGCCGTTCTTCCGCTAATGGAAACTTATAGTGAGGAGACTATTGCCAGCATTTTGGCCAGCTACATAGCTCACAGTGAGGATAAAAATCCAACTGCCCAAGCTATTCGCCAGCGATTCCAAGGCCAAGTAGCCTATTCTATGATTTCCAATCTCCCCTTCTCAAGCGACCGCAAGTGGGGTGCTATGGAGTTAGAAGGTTTGGGAACAGTTTTCTTAGGGGCGCCTGAGATGTTGCTAGATTCTGAGGTCCCAGAAGCCAGAGAGGCCTTGGAGAGAGGTTCACGTGTCTTGGTCTTGGCTCTCAGTCAGGAAAAACTAGACCATCACAAGCCACAGAAACCATTTGATATTCAGGCTCTAGCCTTGCTGGAAATCTTAGACCCGATACGAGAAGGAGCGGCAGAGACGCTGGACTATCTCCGTTCTCAGGAAGTGGGATTGAAAATTATCTCTGGTGACAATCCAGTTACGGTGTCCAGCATTGCCCAGAAGGCTGGTTTTGCGGACTACCATAGCTATGTAGATTGTTCAAAAATCACTGATGAAGAATTGATTGTTATGGCTGAAGAGATAGCTATTTTCGGACGTGTTTCCCCTCATCAAAAGAAACTCATCATCCAAACTCTGAAAAAAGCAGGGCATACAACAGCTATGACAGGGGACGGAGTCAATGATATCCTGGCTCTTCGTGAGGCGGATTGTTCCATCGTAATGGCTGAGGGAGATCCAGCGACTCGTCAGATTGCCAATCTGGTTCTCTTGAACTCTGACTTTAATGATGTTCCTGAGATTCTCTTTGAAGGTCGTCGTGTGGTCAATAACATTGCCCACATCGCACCGATTTTCTTGATAAAGACCATCTACTCATTCTTGCTCGCAGTTATCTGTATTGCCAGTGCTCTTCTGGGACGGTCTGAATGGATCTTGATTTTCCCTTTTATTCCAATCCAGATTACCATGATTGACCAATTCGTGGAAGGTTTCCCACCATTCGTTCTGACTTTTGAGGGAAATATCAAACCTGTCGAACCAAACTTCCTCAGAAGATCCATGCTTCGTGCCCTACCAAGCGCTCTCATGGTCGTGTTCAGCGTTCTTTTTGTGAAAATATTTGGAAGTAGCCAAGGTTGGTCTGAGTTAGAAATCTCAACTCTACTCTATTATCTATTGGGGTCAATTGGTTTCTTATCCGTATTTAGAGCCTGCATGCCATTTACCCTATGGCGGGTCCTCTTGATTGTTTGGTCAGTAGGAGGCTTCCTAGCCACAGCTCTCTTCCCAAGAATTCAAAAACTGCTTGAAATTTCAACCTTGACAGGACAAACATTACCTGTTTATGGTGTCATGATGTTGGTCTTTACCGTGATTTTCATCCTGACTAGTCGCTATCAAGCCAGAAAATAA
- the galE gene encoding UDP-glucose 4-epimerase GalE, whose translation MQEKILVTGGAGFIGTHTVIELIQAGHQVVVVDNLVNSNRKSLEVVERITGVEVPFYEADIRDTDTLRDIFTQEEPTGVIHFAGLKAVGESTRIPLAYYDNNIAGTVSLLKVMEENNCKNIIFSSSATVYGDPHTVPILEDFPLSVTNPYGRTKLMLEEILTDIYKADSEWNVVLLRYFNPIGAHESGDLGENPNGIPNNLLPYVTQVAVGKLEQVQVFGDDYDTEDGTGVRDYIHVVDLAKGHVAALKKIQKGSGLNIYNLGTGKGYSVLEIIQNMEKAVGRPIPYRIVERRPGDIAACYSDPAKAKAELGWEAKLGITQMCEDAWRWQSKHPNGFED comes from the coding sequence ATGCAAGAAAAGATTTTGGTAACGGGTGGAGCTGGTTTTATCGGAACCCACACTGTTATTGAGTTAATCCAAGCAGGTCATCAGGTTGTTGTGGTGGATAACCTTGTCAACAGCAATCGCAAAAGTTTAGAAGTTGTTGAGAGAATTACAGGAGTTGAAGTGCCTTTTTATGAGGCGGATATCCGTGATACAGACACCCTCAGAGACATTTTCACACAAGAAGAACCAACAGGGGTCATTCACTTTGCTGGTTTGAAGGCTGTCGGTGAATCAACACGTATCCCTCTTGCCTACTATGACAACAATATCGCTGGAACTGTTAGTCTTTTGAAGGTCATGGAAGAAAACAACTGTAAAAACATTATTTTCAGTTCTTCTGCGACAGTTTACGGAGATCCGCATACAGTGCCAATCTTGGAAGATTTCCCACTTTCAGTGACCAATCCATATGGCCGCACCAAGCTTATGCTAGAGGAAATTTTGACGGATATTTACAAGGCAGACTCAGAATGGAATGTGGTCTTGCTTCGTTACTTTAACCCAATCGGAGCCCATGAGAGTGGAGATTTGGGAGAAAATCCAAACGGTATTCCAAACAATCTCTTGCCATATGTGACTCAAGTAGCCGTTGGAAAATTAGAGCAAGTGCAAGTGTTTGGAGACGATTACGATACCGAAGACGGAACTGGTGTTCGTGACTATATCCACGTTGTTGACTTGGCTAAAGGTCACGTTGCAGCTCTGAAAAAAATCCAAAAGGGTTCAGGTCTAAACATTTATAACCTTGGAACAGGGAAAGGCTACTCAGTTCTTGAAATTATCCAAAATATGGAAAAAGCAGTGGGACGTCCAATTCCTTACCGCATTGTAGAACGTCGCCCAGGGGATATCGCAGCCTGCTATTCAGATCCTGCAAAAGCCAAAGCAGAACTAGGCTGGGAAGCAAAATTAGGCATCACCCAAATGTGTGAAGACGCATGGCGTTGGCAAAGCAAGCATCCAAATGGATTTGAAGACTAA
- a CDS encoding FAD-dependent oxidoreductase — MKKVAIIGAGIVGATAAYYLSKESDLEVTVFDHGQGQATKAAAGIISPWFSKRRNKAWYKMARLGADFYVDLLADLEKSGQEIDFYQRSGVFLLKKDETKLEELYQLALQRREESPLIGQLAILDPASANELFPGLQGFDRLLYASGGARVDGQLLVTRLLEASQVKLVKEKVSLTPLASGYQIGEEVFDQVILATGAWLGDMLEPLGYEVDVRPQKGQLRDYWLAQDMESYPVIMPEGEWDLIPFVGGKLSLGATHENDMGFDLTVDETLLQQMEEAALPCYPSLVEATRAGERVGIRAYTSDFSPFFGQVPELAGVYAASGLGSSGLTTGPIIGYHLAQLIQDKELTLDPLNYPIENYVKRLKSE; from the coding sequence ATGAAAAAAGTTGCTATTATCGGAGCAGGAATTGTGGGAGCAACAGCTGCCTACTACCTCTCGAAAGAAAGTGACCTAGAGGTGACCGTTTTTGACCATGGACAGGGTCAGGCAACCAAGGCTGCAGCAGGAATTATCAGTCCTTGGTTTTCCAAACGCCGCAATAAAGCTTGGTACAAGATGGCGCGCTTGGGGGCTGATTTTTATGTGGATTTATTGGCTGATTTAGAGAAGTCAGGACAAGAGATCGACTTTTACCAGCGTTCGGGAGTCTTTCTCCTGAAAAAGGATGAAACTAAGTTGGAAGAACTCTATCAACTAGCCCTCCAGCGCAGAGAAGAATCTCCCTTGATAGGGCAATTAGCCATTCTGGACCCAGCATCAGCTAATGAATTATTCCCTGGCTTACAGGGATTTGACCGCTTGCTCTATGCTTCTGGTGGAGCGAGAGTAGATGGTCAACTCTTAGTGACTCGTTTGCTGGAAGCCAGTCAGGTCAAGCTGGTCAAAGAAAAAGTGAGTCTGACACCGTTAGCATCAGGCTACCAGATTGGCGAAGAGGTGTTTGATCAGGTTATTTTGGCGACTGGAGCTTGGTTGGGGGATATGTTAGAACCCTTGGGTTATGAAGTGGATGTTCGTCCCCAAAAAGGACAACTCCGAGATTATTGGCTTGCCCAAGACATGGAATCTTATCCTGTGATTATGCCAGAAGGGGAGTGGGATCTGATTCCTTTTGTAGGTGGGAAATTATCTTTAGGCGCTACTCATGAAAATGATATGGGTTTTGATTTGACGGTGGATGAAACCTTGCTCCAGCAAATGGAGGAGGCGGCCCTGCCTTGCTATCCTAGTTTAGTAGAAGCTACCAGAGCTGGTGAGCGTGTGGGAATCCGTGCCTACACTAGTGATTTCTCACCTTTCTTTGGGCAGGTGCCAGAATTGGCAGGTGTCTATGCTGCTAGTGGACTAGGTTCATCAGGCCTCACAACTGGTCCTATCATTGGTTACCATCTAGCTCAACTGATCCAAGACAAGGAGTTGACTTTGGACCCTCTAAACTACCCAATTGAAAACTATGTCAAACGACTAAAAAGCGAATAA
- a CDS encoding tRNA (adenine(22)-N(1))-methyltransferase TrmK produces MISKRLELVASFVPQGTILLDVGSDHAYLPIELVERGQIKSAIAGEVVEGPYQSAVKNVEAHGLKEKIQVRLANGLAAFEEADKVSVITIAGMGGRLIARILEEGLDKLANVERLILQPNNREDDLRIWLQDNGFQIVAENILEEAGKFYEILVVEAGQMKLSASDVRFGPFLCKEVSPVFVQKWQKEAVKLEFALGQIPEKNLEERQVLVDKIQAIKEVLHVSK; encoded by the coding sequence ATGATTTCAAAGAGATTAGAATTAGTGGCTTCCTTTGTGCCACAGGGAACCATTTTACTAGATGTGGGGAGTGACCATGCTTATCTGCCTATCGAGTTGGTCGAAAGAGGACAAATAAAAAGTGCTATTGCAGGTGAGGTGGTGGAAGGCCCCTATCAGTCTGCGGTCAAAAATGTTGAGGCTCACGGACTAAAGGAGAAAATCCAGGTTCGTTTAGCCAATGGTTTGGCAGCCTTTGAAGAGGCAGATAAGGTATCGGTCATTACCATTGCTGGTATGGGTGGTCGTTTGATTGCTAGGATTTTAGAAGAAGGCTTGGACAAGTTAGCTAATGTAGAACGATTGATCCTCCAACCCAATAATCGTGAAGATGACTTGCGTATCTGGTTGCAAGACAATGGTTTTCAGATTGTAGCAGAAAACATCCTAGAAGAAGCTGGCAAGTTTTACGAGATTTTGGTGGTGGAAGCAGGTCAAATGAAGCTATCAGCCAGTGATGTTCGCTTTGGACCTTTCTTGTGCAAAGAGGTCAGTCCAGTCTTTGTCCAAAAATGGCAAAAAGAAGCTGTTAAGCTAGAGTTTGCCCTCGGACAAATCCCAGAAAAAAATTTGGAAGAACGTCAAGTTCTAGTAGATAAGATTCAAGCCATCAAGGAGGTGCTCCATGTTAGCAAGTGA